The following coding sequences lie in one Vanessa atalanta chromosome 1, ilVanAtal1.2, whole genome shotgun sequence genomic window:
- the LOC125064528 gene encoding 60S ribosomal protein L19, with amino-acid sequence MSSLKLQKRLAASVMRCGKKKVWLDPNEINEIANTNSRQNIRKMIKDGLVIKKPVAVHSRARVRKNTEARRKGRHCGFGKRRGTANARMPQKELWVQRQRVLRKLLLKYRTAKKIDRHLYHALYMKAKGNVFKNKRVLMEYIHRKKAEKARTKMLSDQAEARRNRVKEARKRREERIAAKKEELLQTFAREDEAAVTAKK; translated from the exons ATGAG TTCCTTAAAACTACAGAAGAGGCTTGCAGCCTCTGTTATGCGATGCGGTAAAAAGAAGGTGTGGTTGGATCCCAACGAGATCAATGAAATCGCTAACACCAACTCCC gaCAGAACATCCGTAAGATGATAAAGGATGGTCTCGTCATCAAGAAGCCCGTTGCTGTACATTCACGTGCTCGTGTCCGCAAGAACACTGAGGCGAGAAGAAAAGGTCGTCACTGTGGCTTTGGTAAAAGAAGAGGTACAGCCAATGCACGTATGCCTCAAAAA gAACTATGGGTACAAAGGCAAAGGGTACTTCGTAAGCTGCTCCTCAAGTACAGAACAGCAAAGAAAATTGACAGACATCTTTACCATGCTTTGTACATGAAGGCGAAGGGTAATGTGTTCAAGAACAAGCGTGTGCTTATGGAGTACATCCACAGGAAGAAGGCTGAAAAGGCTAGGACTAAGATGttaag CGACCAGGCCGAGGCTCGTCGTAACAGAGTGAAGGAAGCTCGCAAGCGCCGCGAGGAGCGCATCGCCGCCAAGAAGGAGGAGCTGCTGCAGACCTTCGCGAGAGAGGACGAGGCCGCCGTCACAGCCAAGAAGTGA
- the LOC125064519 gene encoding probable peroxisomal acyl-coenzyme A oxidase 1: MKKVNQDLLNERRKCTFDIGELTTLIDGGPEKTRDRKEKEEIMLSKTFDRVPEEYLSHKEKFENAIKQSVIIFSLVRRLQKEGKTTISNYRDVISNLLRSTTLRDGSPLGLHYIMFMPAIINQANDEQQAQWLERAWNCNIIGSYAQTELGHGTFIRGLETTATYDASTKEFVLHSPTLTSYKWWPGGLGQAANYCIVVAQLYTNGKCYGVHSFVVQVRDEETHEPLPGIKVGDIGVKFALNSVNNGFLGFDNFRIPRNQMLMKHAQVLEDGTYVKSRNSKLNYGAMVFVRVVIVFDMVNYLSKASIIAVRYSAVRRQSQRKSGEPESQILDYLTQQNKLFIAIAASHALRISANKLWDTFNTINTELLGGNLDRLPELHALACCLKAVSTSDTASFVERCRLACGGHGYMLSSNLPLTYGLVTAACTYEGENTVLLLQTARFLAKTWQQVASGESKLTPTVEYLKTASSKNIPEKWVNSVENIVNAFQIISVRKISSCMENMQRRVSSGSSFEDAWNMSSIQLTSSAEAHCRVIILMSFYEEMQTCAKNVSPELRIVLNQLMELYSVYWALEKLSDLMQYTLVTSEDVESLQAWYEDTLRKLRPNAVGLVDAFDIRDEVLQSTLGSYDGRVYERLMEEALKSPLNAETVNYTFHKYLKPFMQGKL; the protein is encoded by the exons atgaaaaaagtaaACCAGGACCTGTTAAATGAAAGAAGAAAATGTACTTTCGATATAGGAGAATTGACAACGCTTATTGATGGAGGACCGGAGAAAACAAGAGATAGAAAAGAAAAAG AGGAAATAATGCTAAGTAAAACATTCGATCGTGTGCCAGAAGAATATTTAAGCCACAAAGAGAAATTTGAAAACGCTATAAAACAATCTGTCATAATTTTTTCGTTGGTGCGTCGTTTGCAGAAGGAGGGTAAAACAACTATATCTAATTACAG GGATGTTATATCAAATCTCCTTCGATCGACAACGCTGCGTGATGGATCACCACTGGGGCTTCACTACATTATGTTCATGCCGGCGATCATCAATCAGGCGAATGACGAGCAGCAAGCCCAGTGGCTCGAACGAGCATGGAATTGTAACATAATTGGTAGTTATGCTCAA ACTGAATTGGGTCATGGAACATTTATTCGTGGATTGGAGACTACTGCCACATATGATGCTAGTACCAAGGAGTTTGTCCTTCACAGTCCCACACTCACCTCCTACAAGTGGTGGCCCGGTGGAT TGGGTCAGGCAGCCAATTATTGTATTGTGGTAGCACAGTTGTATACAAATGGGAAATGTTATGGTGTCCATTCATTCGTTGTTCAAGTAAGGGACGAAGAAACCCATGAACCTCTGCCTGGAATTAAAGTGGGGGACATTGGAGTCAAGTTTGCACTTAATTCTGTGAACAATGGCTTCTTAGGATTTGACAACTTTAGGATACCCAGGAATCAAATGTTAATGAAACATGCACAAGTTTTAGAG gatGGCACTTACGTGAAATCTCGTAacagcaaattaaattatggcGCTATGGTATTTGTGAGAGTGGTGATTGTTTTTGATATGGTAAACTATTTAAGTAAAGCTTCGATTATAGCGGTTCGATATTCCGCTGTTCGCAGACAATCACAGAGGAAATCTGG TGAACCAGAAAGTCAGATTCTTGACTACTTGACGCAACAAAACAAGCTATTCATTGCAATAGCTGCCAGTCATGCATTGCGGATATCTGCTAACAAATTATGGGACACATTCAACACAATCAACACGGAACTCCTTGGTGGCAACTTGGATAGGTTGCCTGAG CTGCACGCTTTAGCTTGCTGTTTGAAAGCTGTGAGCACATCGGACACGGCCTCGTTCGTGGAGCGCTGCCGACTCGCTTGCGGCGGCCACGGGTACATGCTGTCGTCCAACCTGCCGCTCACCTACGGCTTGGTCACCGCCGCCTGCACCTACGAGGGCGAGAATACTGTACTATTATTACAGACCGCTAG ATTTTTAGCAAAAACTTGGCAACAAGTGGCCAGTGGTGAAAGTAAATTAACGCCAacagtggaatatttaaaaaccgCCAGCAGTAAAAATATACCTGAAAAGTGGGTTAATAGCGTTGAAAACATCGTCAATGCATTCCAAATCATTTCTGTAAG AAAGATATCTTCCTGCATGGAAAATATGCAAAGAAGAGTATCATCGGGCTCGTCATTTGAGGATGCTTGGAATATGTCTTCAATTCAGTTAACATCTTCGGCTGAG gCACATTGtcgagtaataatattaatgtctttTTACGAAGAAATGCAAACCTGTGCTAAAAATGTGTCTCCGGAATTGAGGATAGTCCTGAATCAATTGATGGAGTTATATAGCGTTTATTGGGCTTTGGAGAAACTAAGCGACTTGATGCAG taTACATTGGTAACATCAGAAGACGTTGAAAGCTTGCAAGCGTGGTACGAGGATACACTTAGGAAGTTGCGACCGAATGCCGTCGGATTGGTCGATGCATTTGACATAAGGGATGAG gtATTACAATCAACGCTCGGTTCATACGACGGTCGTGTGTACGAGAGATTAATGGAAGAAGCCCTCAAGAGTCCACTAAATGCCGAGACGGTGAATTATACTTTTCACAAGTATCTTAAGCCCTTTATGCAgggaaaattgtaa
- the LOC125072213 gene encoding probable peroxisomal acyl-coenzyme A oxidase 1, translating into MSANINKDLVREREKCNFDIQELIHIIDGSKEKTLMRKKVEDLVLSIEDLKDEIPEDYLSHKEKFENAVRKGCKLFEVYLQLIDNNLQKADRSPSNIYRIHEGVLKQVNPFLLHFGLFIPTIVNQANSEQQAKWLKKGSKMIGTYSQTELGHGTFLRGLETTATFDPETDEFILNSPTLTSYKFWPGGLGHISNASIVMAQLHINGKSHGIHLFLTQIRDFETHEPLPGIKVGEIGPKLGFNTANNGFLGFNNYRIPRTNMLMKNAQVLRDGTYIKSKNDKLTYGSMLLIRVHILTDVAYELARAVTIGVRYSAVRHQSALKEGEPESQVLDYVTQQHKLFISIASSHAFRVLGQWMWKTYTKVMAEIGDGNMDQLPELHALSCCLKAVSSYDGVQCVERCRLACGGHGYLLSSNLPGVYGIVAASVTYEGEYTVLLLQTARYLVKAWNGAINGKTLPSSIAFLSDNFNQKSSSWDNLPEAIIEGFKAVVAGKIKTAFDSIQSHVNKGRDFEDAWNLSSVQLTAASEAYARFLICDVFWSETKKMTNVSKNVAVVLLQLAELYLVYWALEKSGDLLMYSTISKKNIDNIQSRYEELLGLIRPNAVGLVDAFDIRDEILCSTLGSYDGRVYERLMEEAAKSPLNKDKVNDTFHKYIKPLMIKHKL; encoded by the exons ATGTCTGCTAATATCAACAAGGATTTGGTGCGGGAAAGAGAAAAGTGTAACTTTGATATACAAGAACTGATTCACATAATTGATGGGTCGAAGGAGAAGACATTGATGAGAAAGAAAGTGG AAGATTTGGTTCTAAGCATAGAAGACTTAAAAGATGAGATACCTGAAGATTATCTCAGTCATAAAGAAAAATTTGAGAACGCCGTTCGAAAGGGCTGTAAATTGTTCGAGGTGTACCTTCAACTCATTGACAATAATCTTCAAAAAGCAGATCGTTC ACCTTCAAATATTTATCGGATCCACGAAGGTGTTTTAAAACAAGTCAATCCGTTTCTCTTacattttggtttatttatacCGACGATCGTGAATCAAGCGAACAGTGAACAACAAGCTAAATGGTTAAAGAAAGGTTCAAAGATGATAGGCACTTATTCTCAG ACTGAGCTCGGTCACGGCACTTTTCTAAGAGGATTGGAAACAACTGCTACTTTTGATCCTGAAACAGATGAGTTTATACTAAATAGTCCAACATTAACTTCATACAAATTTTGGCCTGGTGGAT TGGGCCATATATCTAATGCTTCTATCGTAATGGCTCAACTCCACATAAATGGAAAGTCTCATGGCATTCACCTTTTCCTTACACAAATTAGAGACTTTGAAACACATGAACCTTTACCTGGAATTAAAGTTGGAgaaattggacctaaattgggCTTTAACACTGCTAATAATGGTTTTCTTGGATTCAATAACTATAGAATACCAAGGACAAATATGCTTATGAAGAATGCACAAGTTTTACGA GACGGAACCTACATAAAATCCAAGAACGATAAGCTGACATACGGTTCTATGTTGCTCATACGAGTGCACATATTAACGGACGTGGCTTACGAGTTGGCCAGAGCTGTAACGATAGGTGTCCGGTACTCAGCTGTGAGACATCAGTCCGCCTTGAAGGAGGG TGAACCGGAATCTCAAGTACTGGATTATGTGACTCAGCAACATAAGCTGTTTATATCGATAGCTTCGAGTCATGCCTTCAGAGTATTGGGTCAATGGATGTGGAAAACTTACACAAAGGTCATGGCTGAAATCGGGGATGGAAACATGGACCAACTGCCGGAG TTGCACGCATTGTCGTGCTGCCTGAAGGCGGTGAGCAGTTACGACGGCGTGCAGTGCGTGGAGCGCTGTCGCCTCGCGTGCGGCGGACACGGCTACCTGCTTTCGTCCAACCTGCCCGGAGTGTACGGAATCGTGGCTGCGAGCGTCACCTACGAGGGCGAATACACGGTTCTGCTGCTTCAGACGGCCAG ATATCTAGTAAAGGCATGGAATGGTGCAATTAATGGTAAAACGTTACCATCGAGTATAGCTTTCTTATCAgataatttcaatcaaaaatcTAGCTCGTGGGACAATTTGCCGGAAGCTATTATTGAAGGATTCAAAGCTGTTGTCGCAGG aaAAATTAAGACAGCTTTCGACTCAATTCAATCTCACGTAAACAAGGGTCGAGACTTCGAAGATGCCTGGAATTTGAGTTCAGTTCAACTAACTGCTGCTAGTGAG GCGTACGCGCGTTTTCTTATATGTGATGTATTTTGGTCGGAAACTAAGAAAATGACAAATGTGTCTAAAAATGTGGCAGTCGTGCTACTACAGTTAGCTGAATTGTATTTGGTATATTGGGCCTTGGAAAAAAGTGGCGATCTTTTAATG TATTCGACGATATCGAAGAAAAATATAGACAATATTCAAAGTCGATATGAAGAACTGCTCGGTCTTATTAGACCGAATGCCGTTGGACTTGTCGACGCCTTCGACATCAGGGACGAG ATCCTCTGTTCGACCCTTGGATCGTACGACGGTCGCGTATACGAGAGATTGATGGAAGAAGCCGCGAAGAGTCCGCTCAATAAAGACAAAGTTAACGACActttccataaatatataaaacctttaatgataaaacataaattgtaa